One window from the genome of Alkalihalobacillus sp. LMS6 encodes:
- the spoVID gene encoding stage VI sporulation protein D, which yields MSQEQSSALTFSIEDSVWLNKGQQIDEIIGMSLTPEISVMQMDDHVTIQGGLRFVGEYKMMEENRQMDEEEMDEDEDSSFTALSDFRNSGDIQKETETGTGQIEHVFPIDITIPMTRIQHVDDIYVEVSSFDYDLPEKSCIQLTADVSISGVKSDEQQREIELIDAEYDYEETEEDIETVVQEEEAQEESTAFQFEAYKSHQEEPEEEAEEVQVAYEPKEEAPSYERNRSMEQDIIETFQQSDWQEEDHQVKAQSDPTTYSNQDVEEAPAYRYVTETEQMDVHESYEPEEVDIEEEVQEAVKKERDSASYLTSMLRNEDEQFSRWKMCIIQEEETLQVIADRYELSTSQLTRYNNLDSEKVEEGQIIYIPSKSK from the coding sequence TTGTCTCAAGAACAGTCGTCAGCATTAACGTTTTCAATTGAAGACTCTGTTTGGCTTAATAAAGGACAACAAATTGATGAAATTATTGGGATGTCCCTCACACCTGAAATTTCTGTCATGCAAATGGATGATCACGTCACGATTCAAGGTGGCCTTCGTTTTGTTGGTGAGTACAAAATGATGGAAGAAAACAGACAGATGGATGAGGAAGAGATGGATGAAGATGAAGATTCTTCATTTACAGCTCTTAGTGATTTCCGTAACTCTGGTGATATTCAAAAAGAGACAGAAACAGGCACTGGACAAATTGAGCATGTGTTTCCAATTGACATCACAATTCCAATGACTCGCATTCAGCATGTAGATGATATTTATGTAGAAGTGTCTAGTTTTGATTACGATTTACCAGAAAAAAGTTGTATTCAGCTTACTGCTGATGTTTCAATTAGTGGCGTAAAGTCAGACGAGCAACAGCGTGAAATTGAATTGATTGATGCAGAGTATGATTATGAAGAAACAGAAGAAGACATTGAAACGGTCGTGCAGGAAGAAGAAGCGCAAGAAGAAAGCACTGCATTCCAATTTGAAGCGTATAAGTCTCACCAAGAAGAGCCTGAAGAAGAGGCTGAAGAGGTGCAAGTCGCTTATGAGCCAAAAGAAGAGGCGCCTTCATATGAACGCAATCGTTCAATGGAGCAAGATATAATTGAGACATTTCAGCAATCAGACTGGCAGGAAGAAGATCATCAAGTGAAAGCTCAATCAGATCCTACCACATACTCAAATCAAGATGTGGAAGAAGCTCCGGCTTATCGATATGTAACAGAAACAGAGCAAATGGATGTCCATGAAAGCTATGAGCCTGAAGAAGTGGATATTGAAGAGGAGGTACAAGAAGCTGTCAAAAAAGAAAGAGATAGTGCTTCTTACTTAACGAGTATGCTTCGAAACGAAGACGAGCAGTTTTCAAGATGGAAAATGTGTATTATCCAAGAAGAAGAAACGCTTCAAGTCATTGCCGATCGCTACGAACTTTCCACTAGCCAACTTACGCGATACAACAACTTAGATAGTGAAAAAGTTGAAGAGGGGCAAATTATCTATATACCTTCGAAGAGTAAGTAG